In Acidianus brierleyi, one genomic interval encodes:
- the acs gene encoding acetate--CoA ligase: MSVTWALPFDKKIKPKIGENNVIDEKTYSEIHEKTVKNYKEFWEEVASQLEWFRHWDKVLDESSPPFYKWFVGGEINASYLTLDRHYNSWRRNKVAIIWEGEPVDEKGNPKEVKQLTYSDLYREVNRVSYMLKEKLGLRKGDTITIYLPMIPELPIFMLAAARLGIVFTVVFSGFSSDALATRMNDAEAKVLITADGGWRRGKVIDLKGIADKALEKTPSIKKVIVVRRIGNGVRMNEGRDIYYDEIMSDIPHNAYVEPERLKSEDPLYILYTSGTTGKPKGIVHDIGGYMTLLHGTMKWVFDVRDEDVYWCTADIGWVTGHSYIVFGPLMEGVTGIIYEGAVDYPQPDRWASIIERYKVSILYTSPTAIRSFMKYGEEWVKKHDMTSVRLMHSVGEPINPEAFEWFYNQVGRNEIPFGSTWWMTETGGIMISNLPGYLMIPMKPGSNGMPIPGLEADVLDDNGNPAKLEERGYLVLKNPWPGMPLTIYKDPERYVKVYWSKFPGIFYAGDYAVKDRDGYFWILGRADEVIKVSGHRLGTYELESALIEHPSVAEAAVVGVSDPIKGEVPVAFVILKQGYNADDNLVKEIINTVREKVGPIATIDKLYFVSKLPKTRSGKIMRRVVRAVTMNSEVGDITTLEDEASVDEIRKAIQEFKAELSKQ; this comes from the coding sequence ATGTCAGTAACATGGGCTTTACCATTCGATAAGAAAATTAAACCTAAGATAGGAGAAAATAACGTAATAGATGAGAAAACTTATTCTGAGATTCATGAAAAAACTGTAAAAAATTATAAGGAATTTTGGGAAGAAGTAGCTTCACAACTTGAGTGGTTTAGGCATTGGGATAAGGTATTGGACGAATCGAGTCCCCCTTTCTATAAGTGGTTTGTGGGTGGAGAGATTAATGCCTCCTATTTAACTCTTGATAGGCATTATAATTCTTGGAGAAGAAATAAGGTTGCTATAATATGGGAAGGAGAGCCTGTAGATGAGAAAGGAAATCCTAAAGAAGTTAAACAACTAACATATTCTGATCTCTATAGAGAAGTAAATAGAGTATCTTATATGTTAAAGGAGAAATTGGGACTTAGAAAGGGGGATACGATTACAATTTATCTTCCTATGATTCCTGAATTACCTATATTTATGCTTGCAGCAGCTAGACTAGGCATAGTATTTACTGTAGTATTTTCAGGATTTAGTTCCGACGCTTTAGCTACAAGAATGAACGATGCAGAAGCTAAAGTGCTAATAACAGCGGACGGAGGATGGAGAAGAGGCAAGGTAATAGATCTTAAGGGGATTGCAGATAAAGCTCTAGAGAAAACTCCGTCTATAAAGAAAGTTATAGTTGTAAGGAGGATAGGCAACGGAGTTAGAATGAACGAAGGGAGGGATATATATTATGATGAAATAATGAGCGATATTCCGCATAACGCCTACGTGGAACCAGAAAGACTAAAATCTGAGGATCCGCTCTATATTTTGTACACTTCTGGAACAACAGGTAAACCTAAAGGCATTGTTCATGATATTGGGGGTTATATGACTTTACTTCATGGAACAATGAAATGGGTATTCGACGTTAGAGACGAAGATGTATATTGGTGCACAGCAGACATCGGCTGGGTTACCGGACATTCTTACATAGTATTTGGTCCATTAATGGAAGGAGTGACAGGGATAATTTATGAAGGTGCTGTTGATTATCCTCAGCCAGATAGGTGGGCCTCAATAATTGAAAGATATAAGGTAAGTATTCTTTATACATCTCCCACAGCAATCAGATCTTTTATGAAGTATGGTGAAGAATGGGTAAAGAAACATGATATGACGAGCGTAAGACTAATGCATTCAGTAGGAGAACCCATTAATCCAGAAGCCTTCGAATGGTTTTATAATCAAGTAGGAAGGAATGAGATACCTTTCGGTTCTACATGGTGGATGACAGAAACAGGAGGGATAATGATATCAAACCTCCCTGGTTATTTAATGATTCCAATGAAGCCTGGGAGTAATGGAATGCCAATTCCTGGTTTAGAAGCAGACGTTTTAGACGATAACGGTAACCCAGCCAAATTGGAAGAGAGAGGATACCTAGTTTTAAAGAATCCGTGGCCAGGAATGCCTTTAACCATATATAAAGACCCAGAAAGATATGTTAAAGTATATTGGAGTAAGTTCCCTGGTATTTTCTATGCAGGCGATTATGCGGTAAAAGATAGAGATGGATATTTCTGGATATTGGGTAGAGCTGATGAAGTAATAAAGGTTTCAGGTCACAGACTCGGAACTTATGAATTGGAATCCGCATTAATTGAGCATCCTTCTGTAGCCGAGGCCGCAGTAGTTGGAGTTAGCGATCCTATTAAAGGTGAAGTACCGGTAGCATTCGTAATTTTAAAGCAGGGATATAACGCAGACGATAATTTGGTAAAAGAGATTATAAACACCGTTAGAGAGAAAGTAGGTCCAATAGCTACTATAGATAAGCTCTATTTCGTTAGCAAACTTCCTAAAACTAGAAGCGGAAAGATAATGAGAAGAGTAGTTAGAGCAGTTACAATGAATAGTGAAGTAGGAGATATAACTACTCTTGAAGATGAAGCGTCAGTAGACGAAATAAGGAAGGCAATACAAGAATTTAAAGCAGAACTTAGTAAACAATAA
- a CDS encoding AbrB/MazE/SpoVT family DNA-binding domain-containing protein — MTLRIEVGKKGYIIIPKNIRDLIGIKEGDTIILNVENGRIILEPERKVNINDIIRKLNEHEDKISYAKKIKLGDLAQTSLEEEFE, encoded by the coding sequence TTGACTCTAAGAATCGAAGTAGGTAAAAAAGGTTATATAATAATTCCAAAAAATATTAGGGATCTTATAGGAATTAAGGAAGGAGATACCATAATTCTAAATGTCGAAAATGGAAGAATAATTTTGGAACCAGAGAGAAAAGTAAATATTAATGATATTATTAGGAAACTTAACGAACATGAGGATAAAATATCTTATGCTAAGAAAATAAAGTTGGGTGATTTAGCTCAAACAAGCT